Proteins from a single region of Streptomyces spectabilis:
- the pdhA gene encoding pyruvate dehydrogenase (acetyl-transferring) E1 component subunit alpha → MTVESTAARTPRRASSGGKRTSASAKSAGASAKKSASAKKPAKDAGAGAQPELVQLLTPEGERVESPEYDKYVADVTPEDLRVLYRDMVMTRRFDAEAVTLQRQGELGLWPSLLGQEAAQVGSGRATREDDYVFPTYREHGVAWCRGVDPTLLLGMFRGVNNGGWDPNSNNFHLYTIVIGSQTLHATGYAMGIAKDGADSAVVAYLGDGATSQGDVAEAFTFAAVYNSPVVFFCQNNQWAISEPTEKQSRVPLYQRAQGYGFPGVRVDGNDVLACLAVSKWALERARTGEGPSLVEAFTYRMGAHTTSDDPSRYRRDEEREAWEAKDPIKRLRAYLEAEGHADEAFFAELDAESETLGKRVREVVRSMPDPEPMSIFENIYADGHALVDEERAEFAAYQASFADAPADAATGGEVK, encoded by the coding sequence GTGACCGTGGAAAGCACCGCCGCGCGTACGCCGCGCCGCGCGAGCAGCGGCGGCAAGCGCACCAGTGCGAGCGCGAAGAGCGCCGGCGCCAGTGCGAAGAAGAGCGCGAGCGCGAAGAAGCCCGCGAAGGACGCGGGCGCCGGCGCTCAGCCCGAGCTCGTACAACTGCTGACGCCCGAGGGCGAGCGGGTCGAGAGTCCCGAGTACGACAAGTACGTCGCGGACGTGACCCCCGAGGACCTGCGCGTTCTGTACCGGGACATGGTGATGACCCGCCGCTTCGACGCCGAGGCCGTGACCCTGCAGCGCCAGGGCGAGCTGGGCCTGTGGCCCTCGCTGCTCGGCCAGGAGGCGGCGCAGGTCGGCTCGGGCCGCGCGACCCGCGAGGACGACTACGTCTTCCCCACCTACCGCGAGCACGGCGTCGCCTGGTGCCGGGGCGTCGACCCGACGCTGCTGCTCGGCATGTTCCGCGGCGTGAACAACGGCGGCTGGGACCCCAACAGCAACAACTTCCACCTGTACACGATCGTGATCGGTTCCCAGACGCTGCACGCGACGGGCTATGCGATGGGCATCGCCAAGGACGGCGCGGACAGCGCGGTCGTCGCGTACCTCGGCGACGGCGCCACCAGCCAGGGCGACGTGGCGGAGGCCTTCACGTTCGCGGCGGTCTACAACTCCCCCGTGGTGTTCTTCTGCCAGAACAACCAGTGGGCGATCTCCGAGCCGACCGAGAAGCAGAGCCGCGTACCGCTGTACCAGCGCGCGCAGGGCTACGGCTTCCCAGGCGTGCGCGTCGACGGCAACGACGTGCTCGCGTGCCTCGCGGTCTCCAAGTGGGCCCTGGAGCGGGCCCGCACGGGCGAGGGCCCCTCCCTCGTCGAGGCGTTCACGTACCGCATGGGCGCCCACACCACCTCCGACGACCCGTCGCGCTACCGCCGCGACGAGGAGCGCGAGGCGTGGGAGGCCAAGGACCCGATCAAGCGCCTGCGCGCGTATCTGGAGGCCGAGGGCCACGCCGACGAGGCGTTCTTCGCGGAACTCGACGCGGAGAGCGAGACGTTGGGCAAGCGGGTGCGGGAAGTGGTGCGGTCGATGCCCGACCCGGAGCCGATGTCCATCTTCGAGAACATCTATGCGGACGGGCACGCCCTCGTGGACGAGGAGCGGGCCGAGTTCGCCGCCTACCAAGCGTCGTTCGCGGACGCTCCTGCGGACGCCGCCACCGGCGGGGAGGTCAAGTAG
- a CDS encoding alpha-ketoacid dehydrogenase subunit beta — protein sequence MAVKKLPVAKAINESLRTALEADPKVVVMGEDVGKLGGVFRVTDGLQKDFGDDRVIDTPLAESGIIGTAIGLALRGYRPVAEIQFDGFVFPAYDQIVTQLAKMYARSLGKIKVPVVIRIPYGGGIGAVEHHSESPEALFAHVAGLKVVSPSNSSDAYWMLQQAIQSDDPVIFFEPKRRYWEKGEVNTDAIPDPLHKASVAREGTDATLVAYGPMVRTCLEAAAAAAEEGKSLEVVDLRSISPIDFDTVQASAEKTGRLIVVHEAPVFFGAGAEIAARITERSFYHLEAPVLRVGGFHSPYPPARVEEDYLPGLDRVLDAVDRSLAY from the coding sequence ATGGCCGTGAAGAAGTTGCCGGTCGCCAAGGCGATCAACGAATCCCTGCGCACGGCCCTCGAGGCCGACCCCAAGGTCGTCGTGATGGGCGAGGACGTCGGCAAGCTCGGCGGTGTCTTCCGGGTCACCGACGGACTCCAGAAGGACTTCGGCGACGACCGCGTCATCGACACGCCGCTCGCCGAGTCCGGCATCATCGGCACGGCCATCGGCCTGGCCCTGCGCGGCTACCGCCCGGTGGCGGAGATCCAGTTCGACGGCTTCGTCTTCCCCGCGTACGACCAGATCGTCACGCAGCTCGCGAAGATGTACGCGCGCTCGCTCGGCAAGATCAAGGTGCCGGTCGTCATCCGCATTCCGTACGGCGGCGGCATCGGCGCCGTCGAGCACCACAGCGAGTCCCCGGAGGCGCTGTTCGCGCACGTCGCGGGCCTGAAGGTGGTCTCGCCCTCGAATTCGTCGGACGCGTACTGGATGCTCCAGCAGGCCATCCAGAGCGACGACCCCGTCATCTTCTTCGAGCCCAAGCGGCGCTACTGGGAGAAGGGCGAGGTCAACACCGACGCCATCCCGGACCCGCTGCACAAGGCGAGCGTGGCCCGCGAGGGCACGGACGCGACGCTCGTGGCGTACGGCCCGATGGTGCGCACCTGTCTGGAGGCCGCCGCGGCCGCCGCGGAGGAGGGCAAGTCCCTGGAGGTCGTCGACCTGCGCTCCATCTCGCCGATCGACTTCGACACGGTGCAGGCCTCGGCCGAGAAGACCGGCCGGCTGATCGTCGTGCACGAGGCGCCGGTGTTCTTCGGCGCGGGCGCGGAGATCGCCGCGCGCATCACCGAGCGCAGCTTCTACCACCTGGAGGCGCCCGTCCTGCGGGTCGGCGGTTTCCACTCCCCGTATCCGCCCGCGCGGGTGGAAGAGGACTATCTGCCGGGCCTCGACCGGGTGCTCGACGCCGTCGACCGCTCGCTTGCGTACTGA
- a CDS encoding dihydrolipoamide acetyltransferase family protein, which yields MTTMTDTTAAVREFKMPDVGEGLTEAEILKWYVAAGDTVTDGQVVCEVETAKAAVELPIPFDGTVRELRFAEGTTVDVGQVIITVDVSGGAAPAPEAAPPAPAAAPEPEPSAEPAAPSGRQPVLVGYGVAESSTKRRARKPVPGQAEASLAAAAVQAELNGHSAPPVPEAPPAPPAPATTGARPLAKPPVRKLAKDLGVDLAAVTPTGPDGIITREDVHAAVAPAPAPAAPAPAPVQEPVAAVAGDARETRVPVKGVRKATAQAMVASAFTAPHVTEFVTVDVTRTMKLVEELKQDRAFEGLRVNPLLLISKALLVAIRRNPGVNAAWDEANQEIVQKHYVNLGIAAATPRGLIVPNIKDAHAKTLPELAGALGDLVSTAREGRTSPGAMQGGTVTITNIGVFGIDTGTPILNPGESAILAVGAIKLQPWVHKGKVKPRQVTTLGLSFDHRLVDGELGSKVLGDVAAILEQPKRLMTWA from the coding sequence GTGACGACAATGACTGACACCACGGCGGCCGTCCGCGAGTTCAAGATGCCCGACGTGGGCGAGGGACTCACCGAGGCGGAGATCCTCAAGTGGTACGTGGCCGCGGGCGACACCGTCACCGACGGCCAGGTCGTGTGCGAGGTGGAGACGGCCAAGGCGGCCGTCGAGCTGCCGATCCCCTTCGACGGCACGGTCCGTGAGCTCCGGTTCGCGGAGGGCACGACCGTGGACGTCGGCCAGGTGATCATCACCGTGGACGTGTCCGGGGGCGCGGCGCCCGCGCCCGAGGCGGCGCCGCCCGCGCCCGCCGCCGCGCCGGAGCCCGAGCCGTCGGCGGAGCCCGCGGCCCCGTCCGGACGCCAGCCGGTCCTCGTCGGGTACGGCGTGGCGGAGTCCTCCACCAAGCGGCGCGCGCGCAAGCCCGTCCCGGGCCAGGCCGAGGCGTCGCTCGCCGCGGCCGCGGTGCAGGCCGAGCTGAACGGCCACAGCGCGCCGCCGGTCCCGGAGGCCCCCCCGGCCCCCCCGGCCCCCGCGACCACCGGCGCCCGGCCGCTGGCCAAGCCGCCGGTGCGCAAGCTCGCCAAGGACCTGGGCGTGGACCTGGCCGCGGTCACGCCGACGGGCCCGGACGGCATCATCACCCGTGAGGACGTGCACGCGGCGGTGGCTCCCGCCCCCGCGCCCGCGGCCCCGGCGCCGGCGCCGGTCCAGGAGCCGGTGGCGGCCGTGGCCGGTGACGCGCGCGAGACCCGCGTTCCGGTCAAGGGGGTCCGCAAGGCGACCGCGCAGGCGATGGTCGCCTCGGCGTTCACGGCGCCGCACGTCACGGAGTTCGTGACGGTGGACGTGACGCGCACGATGAAGCTCGTCGAGGAGCTGAAGCAGGACCGGGCCTTCGAGGGCCTGCGGGTGAATCCGCTCCTGCTGATCTCCAAGGCGCTCCTGGTGGCCATCCGCCGCAACCCGGGCGTGAACGCCGCCTGGGACGAGGCGAACCAGGAGATCGTGCAGAAGCACTATGTGAACCTGGGCATCGCCGCGGCGACCCCGCGCGGTCTGATCGTGCCGAACATCAAGGACGCGCACGCCAAGACCCTGCCCGAGCTCGCCGGTGCGCTCGGCGACCTGGTGTCCACGGCGCGCGAGGGCAGGACGTCGCCCGGCGCCATGCAGGGCGGCACGGTGACGATCACGAACATCGGCGTCTTCGGCATCGACACGGGCACGCCCATCCTGAACCCCGGAGAGTCCGCGATCCTCGCGGTCGGCGCGATCAAGCTCCAGCCGTGGGTCCACAAGGGCAAGGTCAAGCCGCGCCAGGTGACCACCCTCGGCCTCTCCTTCGACCACCGCCTGGTGGACGGGGAGCTGGGCTCGAAGGTGCTCGGTGACGTGGCGGCGATCCTGGAGCAGCCGAAGCGCCTTATGACCTGGGCGTAG
- a CDS encoding D-alanyl-D-alanine carboxypeptidase family protein — MRRASAAAVVTAGAVLTTTVITAPAAQAAAPPKPSISAKGGFLMNSATGKTLFTKGADSRLKTGSTTKIATALTVLNQPNLNLNRKVKYQKAYSDYIVRNGASSAKGLIVGDTATVRELLYGLMLPSGCDAAYALADTYGKGSSRGARVKSFIGKMNKTARDLGLRNTHFDSFDGISNGANYSSPRDLTKLTVKAMKNSLFRTVVKTKGYKAKPKMPNGGTRGMPVWGNTNQLLGTYRGAIGVKTGSGAQAKFNLVFAATRNGKTVVGTVLTAPTKEARYKDAKKIMDYGFRVA, encoded by the coding sequence ATGCGCCGGGCATCGGCCGCCGCCGTCGTCACGGCCGGAGCCGTCCTGACGACGACGGTCATCACGGCCCCCGCCGCGCAGGCCGCCGCGCCGCCCAAGCCGTCGATCTCGGCCAAGGGCGGCTTCCTCATGAACAGCGCGACGGGCAAGACGCTGTTCACGAAGGGCGCCGACTCCCGCCTCAAGACGGGGTCCACCACCAAGATCGCGACCGCCCTCACGGTCCTCAACCAGCCGAACCTGAACCTGAACCGCAAGGTCAAGTACCAGAAGGCGTACAGCGACTACATCGTCCGCAACGGCGCCTCCTCGGCCAAGGGCCTCATCGTCGGCGACACGGCCACGGTCCGCGAGCTGCTGTACGGCCTGATGCTGCCGTCCGGCTGCGACGCCGCCTACGCCCTCGCCGACACCTACGGCAAGGGCTCCTCGCGCGGAGCCCGCGTGAAGTCCTTCATCGGCAAGATGAACAAGACCGCGCGCGACCTCGGCCTGCGCAACACGCACTTCGACTCGTTCGACGGCATAAGCAATGGTGCGAACTACTCCTCGCCGCGCGACCTCACCAAGCTGACGGTCAAGGCGATGAAGAACTCGCTCTTCCGCACCGTCGTGAAGACCAAGGGCTACAAGGCCAAGCCCAAGATGCCCAACGGCGGCACCCGCGGGATGCCGGTCTGGGGCAACACCAACCAGCTGCTCGGCACCTACCGCGGCGCCATCGGCGTGAAGACGGGCTCCGGCGCCCAGGCCAAGTTCAACCTGGTCTTCGCCGCGACCCGCAACGGCAAGACGGTCGTCGGCACCGTCCTGACCGCGCCGACGAAGGAAGCGCGCTACAAGGACGCCAAGAAGATCATGGACTACGGCTTCCGCGTCGCGTAA
- a CDS encoding GntR family transcriptional regulator, whose translation MPTAPAAPPALATSDPATTTTSSGKQPPAAERVYAHVKRAVLERRYEGGTLLTEGELAEAVGVSRTPVREALLKLEVEGLLRLYPKKGALVLPVSAQEIADVVETRLLVETHSVRKAVPAPPGLLDRLAELLEKQRAQAAAGDLAGAATTDRCFHATIVRSGGNEILARLYDQLRDRQLRMGVAVMHSHPDRIAKTLAEHEEILAALTANDAEAAVAVVTRHVGWFQNLARGATR comes from the coding sequence ATGCCGACCGCGCCCGCCGCTCCCCCCGCCCTCGCGACGTCCGACCCCGCCACGACCACCACTTCCTCGGGGAAACAGCCCCCCGCCGCCGAGCGCGTCTACGCGCATGTGAAGCGGGCCGTCCTGGAGCGGCGCTACGAGGGCGGCACGCTCCTGACCGAGGGCGAACTGGCCGAGGCCGTGGGGGTGTCCCGCACCCCGGTGCGCGAGGCGCTCCTGAAGCTGGAGGTGGAGGGGTTGCTCCGGCTCTACCCGAAGAAGGGCGCGCTCGTCCTGCCCGTCTCCGCGCAGGAGATCGCGGACGTCGTCGAGACCCGGCTCCTGGTGGAGACCCACTCGGTGCGCAAGGCGGTGCCCGCGCCGCCGGGCCTGCTCGACCGGCTCGCCGAGCTCCTGGAGAAGCAGCGGGCGCAGGCCGCCGCGGGCGACCTCGCGGGGGCGGCCACCACGGACCGCTGCTTCCACGCCACGATCGTCCGCAGCGGGGGCAACGAGATCCTGGCGCGCCTGTACGACCAGCTGCGCGACCGCCAGCTGCGGATGGGCGTCGCGGTGATGCACTCCCACCCCGACCGCATCGCGAAGACCCTGGCCGAGCACGAGGAGATCCTGGCCGCCCTGACGGCGAACGACGCGGAGGCCGCGGTGGCGGTCGTCACCCGGCACGTCGGCTGGTTCCAGAACCTGGCCAGGGGGGCCACGCGATGA
- a CDS encoding MFS transporter, with amino-acid sequence MSATGAGAGRLPGDPPGGRRAVFVWSVGVAVYFVAVTFRTSLGVAGLDAADRFHVNASALSTFSILQLLVYAGMQIPVGLMVDRLGTKKVLTLGAVLFTAGQLGFALAPSYGTALAARALLGCGDAMTFISVLRLGTRWFPARRGPLVAQLAGLVGMAGNLVSTLVLARLLHDVGWTTAFAGSALAGVVVLVLMTLFLKDHPEGHEPPAPPARDTAGPGFVREQIARSWREPGTRLGLWVHFTTQFPAMVFLLLWGLPFLVEAQGLSRAAAGDLLTLVVLSNMVVGLVYGQVVARHHAARLPLALGTVAATALVWAGVLAYPGEHAPMWLLVVLCAVLGACGPASMIGFDFARPANPPERQGTASGITNMGGFVASMTTLLAVGVLLDATGDDYRIAFASVFVLQALGVSQILRLRGRAARRERERLVASRVETVHVPAA; translated from the coding sequence ATGAGCGCCACCGGGGCCGGGGCCGGGCGGCTGCCCGGGGACCCGCCGGGCGGGCGGCGGGCCGTGTTCGTGTGGTCCGTCGGTGTCGCCGTCTACTTCGTCGCCGTCACCTTCCGCACGTCGCTGGGCGTCGCGGGCCTGGACGCCGCCGACCGCTTCCACGTCAACGCGTCGGCCCTGTCGACGTTCTCGATCCTCCAGCTCCTCGTGTACGCGGGCATGCAGATACCCGTCGGCCTGATGGTCGACCGGCTCGGCACGAAGAAGGTCCTCACGCTCGGCGCGGTCCTGTTCACCGCGGGCCAGCTCGGCTTCGCGCTCGCGCCCTCGTACGGGACGGCGCTCGCGGCCCGCGCGCTGCTCGGCTGCGGCGACGCGATGACGTTCATCAGCGTGCTGCGGCTCGGCACCCGCTGGTTCCCGGCCCGGCGCGGGCCCCTGGTGGCGCAGCTCGCGGGCCTGGTGGGCATGGCGGGCAACCTGGTCTCGACGCTCGTCCTGGCCCGGCTCCTGCACGACGTCGGCTGGACCACGGCGTTCGCGGGCAGCGCGCTCGCCGGAGTCGTCGTCCTCGTCCTCATGACGCTGTTCCTGAAGGACCACCCGGAGGGCCACGAGCCGCCCGCGCCGCCCGCCCGGGACACGGCGGGCCCCGGCTTCGTGCGCGAGCAGATCGCGCGCTCCTGGCGGGAACCCGGCACCCGGCTCGGCCTGTGGGTGCACTTCACCACGCAGTTCCCGGCGATGGTGTTCCTGCTCCTGTGGGGCCTGCCGTTCCTGGTCGAGGCCCAGGGCCTGAGCCGGGCCGCGGCGGGCGACCTGCTGACCCTCGTCGTCCTGTCGAACATGGTGGTCGGCCTGGTCTACGGCCAGGTCGTGGCCCGGCACCACGCGGCGCGGCTCCCGCTGGCGCTCGGCACGGTGGCCGCGACCGCGCTCGTCTGGGCGGGCGTCCTCGCGTACCCCGGCGAGCACGCGCCGATGTGGCTGCTCGTGGTGTTGTGCGCGGTGCTCGGGGCGTGCGGCCCCGCGTCGATGATCGGCTTCGACTTCGCGCGCCCCGCGAACCCGCCGGAGCGGCAGGGCACGGCGTCGGGCATCACCAACATGGGCGGCTTCGTCGCCTCCATGACCACGCTGCTCGCGGTCGGCGTCCTGCTCGACGCCACGGGCGACGACTACCGGATCGCGTTCGCCTCCGTCTTCGTCCTCCAGGCGCTCGGCGTGAGCCAGATCCTGCGGCTGCGGGGGCGCGCGGCGCGGCGGGAGCGGGAGCGGCTCGTCGCCAGCCGGGTGGAGACGGTGCACGTGCCCGCCGCGTGA
- a CDS encoding maleylpyruvate isomerase family mycothiol-dependent enzyme, with protein MSLHPSLQTYADAWAHAVEAISELVTPLAEGEWNQPTPCPGWSVRDIVSHVIGLDCEMLGDPRPIHTLPRDLYHVKTEGQRYMEMQVDVRRHHTAPEMTSELEYTIIRRNRQIRNESRSPETLVRGPLSTEQTLELAMRLRAFDVWVHEQDLRVTLGRPGNLDSPGAYVARDLMLYGLPKVVAKKAGAPANSAVVFDVSGPVEFLRTVRVDAEGRGTVDNTPSLGPLVTIATDWETYSRLACGRVPYTAVGDRVKVEGDHDLGEAILAEFAVTP; from the coding sequence GTGAGTCTCCATCCCAGCCTGCAAACCTACGCCGATGCCTGGGCGCACGCCGTGGAAGCGATATCCGAGCTGGTGACCCCGCTCGCCGAGGGCGAGTGGAACCAGCCAACCCCGTGCCCGGGCTGGTCCGTCCGGGACATCGTCTCGCACGTCATCGGCCTGGACTGCGAGATGCTGGGCGACCCGCGCCCGATCCACACGCTGCCGCGGGACCTGTACCACGTGAAGACCGAGGGCCAGCGGTACATGGAGATGCAGGTGGACGTCCGCCGCCACCACACGGCACCGGAGATGACCTCCGAGCTGGAGTACACGATCATCCGCCGCAACCGCCAGATCCGGAACGAGTCGCGGTCCCCGGAGACCCTGGTGCGCGGCCCCCTCAGCACCGAGCAGACCCTCGAACTCGCCATGCGGCTGCGGGCCTTCGACGTATGGGTGCACGAGCAGGACCTGCGGGTGACCCTGGGCCGGCCGGGGAACCTCGACTCGCCGGGCGCGTACGTCGCCCGCGACCTGATGCTGTACGGCCTTCCGAAGGTCGTCGCCAAGAAGGCGGGCGCCCCCGCGAACTCCGCCGTCGTCTTCGACGTGAGCGGCCCGGTGGAGTTCCTGCGTACGGTCCGCGTGGACGCGGAGGGCAGGGGCACCGTCGACAACACGCCCTCGCTCGGCCCGCTCGTCACCATCGCCACGGACTGGGAGACGTACTCCCGCCTCGCCTGCGGGCGCGTGCCGTACACGGCGGTCGGCGACCGGGTGAAGGTCGAGGGCGACCACGACCTCGGCGAAGCGATACTGGCGGAGTTCGCCGTCACCCCCTGA
- a CDS encoding carbon-nitrogen family hydrolase: MRASLLQIAVEDDESVKSRRQRVSSLVREVAEREGSGLIVLPELWTTGAFGYEAFAAEAEPLEGPTYEAMAAAARDAGVWLHAGSIPERDPDGPLYNTSLVFSPAGELAGAYRKIHRFGFDKGEAVLMGAGDELVTVRTPEAVLGLATCYDLRFPELFRGLVDAGAEVFVVPAGWPARRRAHWSLFARARAVEDQVFVLACGTAGAHAGVEQAGASVVVDPWGEVLAEAGPSSAEVLTVDLDLAKVAETREQFPALKDRRMGVAAPRL, encoded by the coding sequence GTGCGCGCCTCTCTCCTCCAGATCGCCGTAGAGGATGACGAATCAGTCAAGTCCCGGCGGCAGCGGGTCTCTTCGCTGGTGCGCGAGGTCGCCGAGCGGGAGGGTTCCGGCCTGATCGTGCTGCCGGAGCTGTGGACGACCGGGGCCTTCGGGTACGAGGCGTTCGCCGCGGAGGCGGAGCCGCTGGAGGGACCGACGTACGAGGCGATGGCCGCGGCCGCGCGGGACGCGGGCGTGTGGCTGCACGCGGGCTCCATCCCCGAGCGTGACCCAGATGGCCCCCTCTACAACACCTCCCTCGTCTTCTCGCCTGCCGGTGAGCTGGCCGGCGCCTATCGGAAGATCCACCGCTTCGGCTTCGACAAGGGCGAGGCCGTCCTGATGGGCGCGGGCGACGAGCTGGTCACCGTCCGGACGCCCGAGGCCGTGCTCGGCCTCGCCACCTGCTACGACCTGCGCTTCCCCGAGCTCTTCCGGGGGCTCGTGGACGCGGGCGCCGAGGTCTTCGTGGTGCCCGCGGGGTGGCCCGCGCGGCGGCGCGCGCACTGGTCGTTGTTCGCGCGGGCGCGGGCCGTGGAGGACCAGGTGTTCGTGCTCGCGTGCGGGACCGCGGGGGCGCACGCGGGGGTGGAGCAGGCGGGGGCCAGTGTCGTGGTCGACCCCTGGGGCGAGGTGCTCGCCGAGGCGGGGCCCTCTTCGGCCGAGGTGCTCACCGTGGATCTCGACCTGGCGAAGGTCGCCGAGACCCGGGAGCAGTTCCCCGCACTGAAGGACCGACGGATGGGCGTGGCCGCGCCCCGCCTTTGA
- a CDS encoding LURP-one-related/scramblase family protein, whose protein sequence is MRLLVRDRLFGIGDDYWIEDDRGGKVFLVDGKAMRLRDTFELKDPQGRVLIDIHAKMLALRDTMVIEREGEPLARVKRKRLSLLRNHYRVELADGSTTLDVSGKILDREFAIEYEGELLADISRRWFSVRDTYGLHIARDDADPALLVAIAVCVIRLAEKERGAD, encoded by the coding sequence ATGAGGCTTCTCGTGCGCGACCGTCTGTTCGGCATCGGCGACGACTACTGGATCGAGGACGACCGGGGAGGCAAGGTCTTCCTCGTCGACGGCAAGGCCATGCGGCTGCGGGACACCTTCGAGCTGAAGGACCCGCAGGGGCGGGTGCTCATCGACATCCACGCCAAGATGCTCGCCCTGCGCGACACGATGGTGATCGAGCGCGAGGGCGAGCCACTGGCCAGGGTGAAGCGCAAACGGCTCTCGCTGCTGCGCAACCACTACCGCGTGGAGCTGGCCGACGGCAGCACCACGCTCGACGTCAGCGGCAAGATCCTCGACCGCGAGTTCGCGATCGAGTACGAGGGGGAGCTGCTCGCGGACATCTCCCGCCGCTGGTTCAGCGTCCGGGACACCTACGGCCTCCACATCGCCCGCGACGACGCGGACCCGGCCCTGTTGGTCGCGATCGCGGTCTGCGTGATCCGCTTGGCAGAAAAGGAGCGTGGCGCGGACTGA
- a CDS encoding M18 family aminopeptidase, with translation MRTRFDRGHTDDLMSFLAASPSPYHAVASAAERLEKAGFRQVEETDAWDSASGGKYVLRGGAIIAWFVPEGATAHTPFRIVGAHTDSPNLRVKPLPDAGAHGWRQVAVEIYGGPLLNSWLDRDLGLAGRLTLRDGSTRLVNVDRPLLRVPQLAIHMDRSVPTEGLKLDKQKHMQPIWGLGTDVREGDLIRFVEEECDLAPGEVTGWDLMTHSVEPPAYLGRDRELLAGPRMDNLLSVHAGTAALAAVATAAGADALPYIPVLAAFDHEENGSQSDTGADGPLLGGILERSVFARGGRYEDKARAFAGTVCLSSDTGHAVHPNYAERHDPTHHPRANGGPILKVNVNNRYATDGGGRAVFAAACERAGVPFQSFVSNNAMPCGTTIGPITAARHGIKTVDIGVAILSMHSVRELCGVDDPPMLADALRAFLEG, from the coding sequence ATGCGCACACGCTTTGATCGCGGTCACACCGACGACCTGATGTCCTTCCTGGCGGCGAGCCCATCGCCGTACCACGCCGTGGCGAGCGCCGCGGAGCGGCTGGAGAAAGCGGGCTTCCGGCAGGTCGAGGAGACCGACGCCTGGGACTCCGCGAGCGGCGGCAAGTACGTGCTGCGCGGCGGCGCGATCATCGCCTGGTTCGTGCCGGAGGGCGCCACCGCCCACACCCCGTTCCGCATCGTCGGCGCACACACCGACTCGCCGAACCTGCGGGTGAAGCCGCTGCCGGACGCCGGCGCCCACGGCTGGCGCCAGGTCGCCGTCGAGATCTACGGCGGGCCGCTGCTCAACTCCTGGCTGGACCGCGACCTCGGCCTCGCGGGCCGCCTTACCCTGCGGGACGGCTCCACCCGCCTGGTCAATGTGGACCGCCCGCTCCTGCGCGTGCCCCAACTGGCCATCCACATGGACCGTTCGGTGCCCACCGAGGGCCTCAAGCTCGACAAGCAGAAGCACATGCAGCCCATCTGGGGCCTGGGCACCGACGTCCGCGAGGGCGATCTGATCCGCTTCGTCGAGGAGGAGTGCGACCTCGCTCCCGGCGAGGTGACCGGCTGGGACCTGATGACCCACTCCGTCGAGCCGCCCGCGTATCTGGGCCGCGACCGCGAACTGCTCGCGGGCCCGCGCATGGACAACCTCCTTTCCGTGCACGCCGGTACGGCCGCGCTCGCCGCCGTGGCCACCGCGGCCGGGGCCGACGCGCTTCCGTACATCCCGGTCCTCGCCGCGTTCGACCACGAGGAGAACGGCTCGCAGTCCGACACCGGCGCCGACGGCCCGCTGCTCGGCGGCATCCTGGAGCGCTCGGTGTTCGCGCGCGGCGGCCGTTACGAGGACAAGGCCCGCGCCTTCGCGGGCACGGTCTGTCTGTCGTCCGACACCGGGCACGCCGTGCACCCCAACTACGCGGAGCGGCACGACCCGACGCACCACCCGCGCGCCAACGGGGGCCCGATCCTGAAGGTGAACGTCAACAACCGCTACGCCACCGACGGCGGCGGCCGCGCCGTGTTCGCCGCCGCGTGCGAGCGGGCGGGCGTGCCGTTCCAGTCGTTCGTCTCCAACAACGCGATGCCCTGCGGCACGACCATCGGCCCCATCACGGCGGCGCGGCACGGCATCAAGACGGTCGACATCGGCGTCGCGATCCTGTCCATGCACAGCGTGCGCGAACTGTGCGGCGTCGACGACCCGCCCATGCTGGCGGACGCGCTGCGGGCGTTCCTCGAAGGCTGA